A single window of Shewanella sp. Choline-02u-19 DNA harbors:
- the ubiH gene encoding 2-octaprenyl-6-methoxyphenyl hydroxylase, translating to MANTHAVEQVDIAIVGGAMAGAILALGLAQIAKQTERPLKIALIEAHRPNEQHPGFDARSIAISHGSIFELKKLQIWPHIAALASEIKNIHISDRGNFGMTELNSDDLHLPYLGQVVELEAVGQQLFRQLEKSDIQLYCPASLTDVEAQAEQQLLTLDSGQQIAAKLLVAADGLNSKVRHAFKQPLEQVDFQQTAIITNIRTEQPHQSWAFERFTQTGPLALLPMSKRNGEHRLSMVWALSSAEAEQLLKAPKAEFIEKLQSTFGYRAGRFIDIGERFSYPLMLSYMPRPIYHRTVFLGNAAQTLHPIAGQGFNLGLRDVVSLLEVVKQSLTHSVNSELDIGLSQVTHDYLARRNVDRESTMNNIEFLVRGFSNDHWPLVIGRNLGLRLLSWFPPLKAPVARKAMGWTKS from the coding sequence ATGGCTAATACACATGCGGTCGAACAGGTTGATATTGCAATCGTCGGCGGCGCAATGGCAGGGGCGATATTAGCTCTTGGACTCGCGCAGATTGCCAAGCAAACTGAACGACCTCTTAAAATCGCCTTGATTGAAGCGCATCGCCCTAATGAGCAACACCCGGGATTCGATGCTCGCTCTATTGCCATCTCTCATGGTTCTATCTTCGAGTTAAAAAAACTACAGATATGGCCACACATTGCGGCGCTCGCCAGCGAAATCAAAAATATCCATATCTCTGATCGCGGCAATTTCGGCATGACCGAGCTCAATAGCGACGATCTTCACCTGCCTTATTTAGGGCAAGTGGTTGAACTCGAAGCAGTAGGGCAACAGCTGTTCCGTCAACTAGAAAAAAGTGACATCCAGTTATATTGCCCTGCCAGTTTGACTGACGTTGAGGCACAAGCCGAACAACAGTTGCTGACTTTAGACAGCGGTCAACAGATCGCCGCCAAACTCTTGGTCGCCGCCGATGGTCTTAACTCTAAAGTGCGCCATGCTTTTAAACAGCCATTAGAGCAGGTCGATTTTCAGCAAACGGCGATCATTACTAATATTAGAACCGAGCAGCCGCATCAAAGTTGGGCGTTTGAGCGATTCACCCAAACGGGGCCATTAGCCTTGTTGCCGATGTCTAAACGTAATGGCGAACATCGACTTTCTATGGTGTGGGCGTTGTCATCCGCAGAGGCGGAGCAACTGCTTAAGGCGCCCAAAGCGGAGTTTATCGAAAAACTGCAAAGCACATTTGGTTACCGAGCAGGGCGCTTTATCGATATCGGTGAGCGCTTTAGTTATCCGTTAATGCTGTCGTATATGCCAAGGCCTATCTATCATCGCACCGTCTTTCTAGGTAACGCCGCGCAAACATTGCACCCTATCGCAGGGCAAGGCTTTAACCTTGGGCTGCGCGACGTGGTCAGTTTACTTGAAGTGGTAAAGCAATCGCTCACTCACAGTGTAAACAGTGAGTTAGATATCGGTCTAAGCCAAGTGACGCACGACTATCTAGCGCGTCGCAATGTCGACCGAGAAAGCACCATGAACAATATTGAGTTCTTAGTGCGCGGCTTTTCTAATGATCACTGGCCGTTAGTCATTGGCCGAAACCTAGGCTTACGCCTATTATCTTGGTTTCCGCCGCTGAAAGCGCCCGTTGCGCGAAAAGCCATGGGCTGGACAAAAAGTTGA
- a CDS encoding UPF0149 family protein, with protein MATLPTLRMDNLLAALNEAEIAQHPVEVHGALVGLICGGVEQSSKGWTSPLLELMNDGQALPPKLQLLIEELYQDAVTRLSDTDFGFNPMLPEEEEPISKRVEALSLWVQSFLTGIAIIQPKLNKASKEVREVIQDLSEIAQVEFDVAEDDESEAALIELMEFTRMAALLCYSEFGPAIEDDKPIDLGVLH; from the coding sequence ATGGCGACCCTCCCAACGCTCCGCATGGATAACTTACTTGCGGCACTCAACGAAGCTGAAATTGCTCAGCACCCTGTCGAAGTTCACGGCGCTTTAGTCGGCTTGATCTGTGGCGGTGTTGAACAATCATCTAAAGGTTGGACATCACCTTTATTAGAGCTGATGAATGACGGCCAAGCACTACCTCCAAAATTACAGCTGTTAATCGAAGAGCTCTATCAAGATGCGGTCACGCGTCTGTCCGATACTGACTTTGGTTTTAACCCTATGCTGCCAGAGGAAGAGGAGCCAATATCAAAGCGTGTTGAAGCGCTATCGTTATGGGTACAGAGCTTCCTGACTGGGATTGCAATTATTCAACCTAAATTGAATAAAGCCTCGAAAGAGGTGCGCGAAGTGATCCAAGACCTATCCGAAATTGCCCAGGTAGAATTTGATGTAGCTGAAGACGATGAGTCAGAAGCGGCACTTATCGAGCTGATGGAGTTCACTCGCATGGCTGCATTGCTATGTTACTCAGAGTTTGGGCCAGCAATCGAAGACGACAAACCAATAGACCTTGGTGTGTTGCACTAA
- a CDS encoding cell division protein ZapA, which produces MGNKAIEITLMGRTYSIACPDGQETALRHVAHNLENQLLSLKARTNNISREEIAIMAALNTGYELLEEQQKNQDYNKQMDEKIGLLQSTLEHALVERSTKEA; this is translated from the coding sequence ATGGGTAACAAGGCAATTGAAATTACCCTTATGGGGCGCACCTACTCTATCGCTTGTCCAGATGGACAAGAGACAGCACTTAGGCACGTTGCTCATAATCTTGAAAATCAGTTATTGTCGTTAAAAGCACGCACCAATAACATTAGTCGTGAAGAAATTGCCATTATGGCCGCATTAAATACCGGCTATGAGCTGTTGGAAGAACAACAGAAGAATCAAGATTATAACAAGCAGATGGATGAAAAAATCGGTTTGCTGCAGTCAACTTTAGAGCATGCATTAGTAGAACGTTCTACTAAAGAGGCCTAA
- a CDS encoding DNA polymerase III subunit chi: MSQTLFYLMPKGSHTQRHAQFSALEQVHIFACELAQQAFVNQQWVYIHCTDKDQAYAIDELLWQFEPQSFVPHNLKGEGPAGGAPVEIGFDRLGANKNRHVLINLADQVPQFAVNFGQIIDFVANDDSHKAIARDRYRQYRTLGIALTTQDLSNTTN, from the coding sequence ATGTCACAGACTCTGTTTTATCTCATGCCTAAAGGCAGTCATACGCAGCGCCATGCTCAATTTTCAGCGTTAGAGCAGGTGCATATTTTTGCGTGTGAGTTGGCTCAACAGGCGTTTGTAAACCAACAGTGGGTCTACATTCATTGCACTGACAAAGATCAGGCTTATGCCATTGATGAACTTTTATGGCAGTTTGAACCGCAATCTTTCGTGCCGCATAACCTTAAAGGTGAAGGGCCGGCAGGTGGCGCCCCAGTTGAAATCGGCTTTGATAGGCTTGGGGCCAATAAAAATCGCCATGTTCTGATTAATCTTGCAGACCAAGTACCGCAATTTGCAGTAAACTTTGGTCAGATTATCGACTTCGTTGCCAACGATGATAGCCATAAAGCGATCGCACGCGATCGCTATCGGCAATATCGCACTCTTGGGATAGCACTAACGACCCAAGACTTGAGCAATACAACCAATTAA
- a CDS encoding valine--tRNA ligase, with amino-acid sequence MEKTYNPQSIEQSLYQNWEEKGYFKPHGDESQGNYCIMIPPPNVTGSLHMGHAFQDTIMDTLTRYQRMKGKNTLWQVGTDHAGIATQMLVERKIASEEGLNRHDLGRENFIDRIWDWKKESGGTITKQLRRLGASVDWERERFTMDDGMSEAVQEVFVRLFEDDMIYRGKRLVNWDPTLHTAISDLEVENKEKQGSMWHFRYPLAQGALTSDGKDYLEIATTRPETMLGDSAVAVHPDDERYASLVGKFIHLPIVNRLIPIVADDYVDMEFGTGCVKITPAHDFNDYEVGKRHELPMYNILTFDAAIRSSAEIVNTDGTANTELDNSLPERYAGLDRFEARKAVVAELDTLGLLGKIDPHALKVPYGDRSGVVIEPLLTDQWYVSVAPMAKTAMEAVDNGDIKFVPQQYENMYNSWMRDLNDWCISRQLWWGHRIPAWYDEAGKVYVGRDEAEVRTKYKLDDAMVLRQDNDVLDTWFSSALWTFSTLGWPKDTAELKAFHPTDVLVTGFDIIFFWVARMIMMTMHFIKDENGKPQVPFKTVYVTGLIRDEVGNKMSKSKGNVLDPLDMIDGIDLESLVTKRTGNMMQPKMAAKIEKSTRKEFSEGIEAHGTDALRFTLASMASTGRDISWDMKRLDGYRSFCNKIWNASRYVLMNTEVQTEDADDDAIGEALDCGQLLVDGKPGEMELSIADRWIIGLFNETVKAYHEHMANYRFDLAANTIYEFTWNQFCDWYLELTKPVMQSGTDAQLRGTRHTLVTVLEQMQRLMHPMMPYITETIWLRVKPLAGVEGDTLMLAAFPEYQADKVDAVAMEDLEWVKQVITAVRNIRAELNIAPSKPLNALLRGVSEQDKARLEANQTFFKTLAKLESMTILADGETAPMSTTQLVGNMELLIPMAGLIDVAKEVARIDKLLEKAAGEFKRIEGKLSNQGFVAKAPAAVIEKERAKQAEYQRDIEKLTEQKAELAKLEG; translated from the coding sequence ATGGAAAAAACATATAACCCGCAGTCTATCGAACAATCTCTTTACCAAAACTGGGAAGAGAAAGGTTACTTCAAGCCACACGGCGACGAGTCTCAAGGCAACTATTGCATCATGATCCCGCCACCAAACGTGACGGGTAGCTTGCATATGGGCCATGCTTTCCAAGATACCATTATGGATACCTTGACTCGTTATCAACGTATGAAGGGCAAAAATACCCTTTGGCAGGTCGGTACTGACCATGCTGGTATTGCAACGCAGATGTTGGTTGAGCGTAAAATTGCTTCTGAAGAAGGGCTAAATCGTCATGATTTAGGTCGCGAAAACTTTATCGATCGTATCTGGGACTGGAAGAAAGAGTCTGGTGGCACCATCACTAAACAGCTACGTCGTCTTGGCGCGTCTGTTGATTGGGAACGCGAGCGTTTCACCATGGATGACGGTATGTCTGAAGCGGTACAAGAAGTGTTTGTCCGCCTGTTTGAAGATGACATGATTTATCGTGGTAAGCGTTTGGTCAACTGGGATCCAACCCTGCACACTGCGATTTCAGATTTAGAAGTTGAGAACAAAGAAAAACAAGGCAGCATGTGGCATTTCCGCTACCCGCTCGCCCAAGGCGCATTAACTAGCGATGGCAAAGATTACTTAGAGATCGCCACGACGCGTCCTGAGACCATGCTAGGTGATAGTGCCGTTGCCGTGCACCCAGATGATGAACGTTATGCCTCTTTAGTCGGTAAGTTTATTCACCTGCCGATTGTTAACCGTCTTATCCCAATCGTTGCTGACGATTATGTCGATATGGAATTCGGTACCGGCTGTGTGAAAATCACCCCTGCACATGACTTTAACGATTATGAAGTCGGTAAGCGTCACGAACTGCCAATGTACAACATTTTGACCTTTGACGCGGCTATCCGCTCAAGCGCTGAAATTGTTAACACTGACGGTACGGCTAACACTGAATTAGACAATAGTCTGCCTGAGCGTTATGCCGGTCTTGACCGTTTTGAAGCACGTAAAGCGGTTGTGGCTGAGCTTGATACCTTGGGTCTATTGGGCAAGATTGATCCACACGCATTAAAAGTGCCTTATGGCGACCGTTCTGGCGTTGTTATTGAGCCACTATTAACAGACCAATGGTATGTGTCTGTTGCGCCTATGGCTAAAACAGCGATGGAAGCAGTTGATAACGGCGACATTAAGTTTGTGCCACAGCAATACGAGAATATGTACAACTCGTGGATGCGTGACCTTAACGACTGGTGTATTTCACGTCAGCTTTGGTGGGGACACAGAATTCCAGCTTGGTATGACGAAGCGGGCAAAGTCTACGTTGGCCGTGACGAAGCCGAAGTACGCACTAAATACAAACTTGACGATGCAATGGTACTGCGCCAAGACAATGATGTACTTGATACTTGGTTTAGCTCGGCATTGTGGACCTTCTCTACTTTGGGTTGGCCAAAAGATACCGCTGAACTTAAAGCCTTCCACCCCACAGATGTGTTGGTGACGGGTTTTGACATCATCTTCTTCTGGGTTGCCCGTATGATCATGATGACCATGCATTTCATCAAAGATGAAAACGGTAAGCCACAGGTGCCTTTTAAAACCGTTTACGTGACCGGACTTATCCGTGATGAAGTCGGTAATAAGATGTCTAAATCTAAGGGTAACGTACTTGACCCATTAGACATGATTGACGGTATCGATCTTGAATCGTTAGTGACAAAACGTACTGGCAATATGATGCAGCCTAAAATGGCCGCTAAAATTGAGAAAAGTACCCGCAAAGAATTTAGCGAAGGTATCGAAGCACATGGTACTGATGCACTGCGCTTTACCTTAGCGTCTATGGCGTCAACCGGCCGTGATATTAGCTGGGATATGAAGCGCCTAGACGGTTACCGCAGCTTCTGTAACAAGATCTGGAACGCATCACGCTACGTACTGATGAACACTGAAGTACAAACAGAAGATGCTGATGACGATGCTATTGGTGAAGCGTTAGATTGTGGTCAACTGCTGGTTGATGGCAAGCCGGGTGAAATGGAACTGTCGATTGCTGATCGCTGGATTATCGGTTTGTTCAATGAAACCGTTAAGGCTTACCACGAGCACATGGCTAACTACCGTTTCGACCTTGCGGCTAACACTATCTATGAGTTCACTTGGAACCAGTTCTGTGATTGGTACTTGGAACTGACTAAGCCTGTTATGCAAAGTGGTACTGACGCGCAGCTTCGTGGTACTCGCCACACGCTTGTGACGGTACTTGAGCAGATGCAGCGCCTAATGCACCCTATGATGCCTTACATTACCGAGACTATCTGGCTGCGCGTTAAGCCGCTAGCCGGTGTTGAAGGCGACACCTTGATGTTGGCTGCGTTCCCTGAATATCAGGCAGACAAAGTTGACGCCGTGGCGATGGAAGATCTTGAGTGGGTTAAGCAAGTGATTACCGCAGTGCGTAACATTCGCGCCGAGCTAAACATTGCCCCATCAAAGCCACTTAATGCCCTACTTCGCGGTGTGAGTGAGCAAGATAAGGCGCGTTTAGAGGCCAACCAAACCTTCTTCAAGACCCTAGCTAAGCTTGAGTCTATGACGATTCTAGCGGACGGTGAAACTGCGCCAATGTCGACCACTCAGCTTGTGGGTAACATGGAGCTGTTGATCCCAATGGCTGGCTTAATCGATGTGGCTAAAGAAGTGGCACGTATCGATAAGTTACTTGAAAAAGCCGCTGGCGAATTCAAACGCATTGAAGGCAAGCTATCGAACCAAGGTTTTGTGGCTAAAGCCCCTGCTGCCGTGATTGAAAAAGAGCGTGCCAAGCAAGCTGAATATCAACGTGATATTGAAAAGCTAACCGAGCAGAAAGCCGAACTGGCTAAGCTAGAAGGTTAA
- a CDS encoding ImpA family metalloprotease, whose protein sequence is MKYWLLSSCIVLGLSACGGSEDSDPIDNGGGTTPPPTVLAPEVELGDPITAWNDKHLSVTADVTVHATGNASFVWSQTAGPEIQLINGEINGVVLDASNLSQDGKITLSLSVTDSSHQTTIDTVDILLNDKISAAMQTGDASISVGLEPEIVKRGLEHITHYRQEGAELLQSIYLNDAVLYDQGRHSQMLQLSGAEHAYPQTKAFALVTGNKGLTFAATSDKAGQRNAAFGTDIISSLQQGNNAQFEPSFKRLLGWMLAQDQTQLATAKQVRLFLMNGSTVNRITDWVSNQYPDWQVSTCSDEATLGSCLSEAQLVISGSAELFSIDTVAPLIAQIQSTKQPLLYMHLHSWNSVPLTQTVLNPMGFSMQGPGGPGNYFAQDKADWSSATAMLKDHSALQSEQLWLSLFDSGNIDFTLANCASSCDDNFSNDYQSALKQIKQKIQAFDSAKQDIFGLSDHKLYKLLTLLGDGYRHSIQYPMDVSSTDNLNYLKAYYADHSVYHFREFNLLPNDLGNFSRTDFSHITAVDMNVAINSKKGFRSAGVYALPGQTVKVTRTDNSKVRTWVFINTQRSGSTHEFAVNGYNRPKYLQSSRIEVKAGETIKLTSPYGGPLQVQFDQTDLAVTLAFEHIGQHPYWRKGKNSEKFMQDLAAEQYDWAELATEHFEVHSRLDKMQKTMSHEPLWDTPEKMETAIMTQVHNYPHLLAGFKGPFIDEVAEISNFAASQGWEIDSIDTVKHMNADQPTCGSGCSGNPYDASWSFSPTGHGDIHELGHGLEKGRLRFDGHEGHASTNPYSYYSKSRAYTELGKLPSCQGLNIDDEFAVLQASVNQPDPFVYMQDAKLTSWSNGMATMLQMMVAAQKHAALENGWHLLARLHILLREFERAKGSDELWQQKRSQLGFSQFSLEAAKTITNNDFLMIAMSYSTKLDYRDMYQMWGLATTQAAKDQLALLGYPMIEKQVYVYAPGDYCLSLDLQSIPVDGQQAWPL, encoded by the coding sequence ATGAAGTATTGGCTGTTATCTAGTTGCATAGTACTGGGCTTGTCCGCTTGTGGTGGTTCTGAAGATTCAGACCCAATAGATAATGGCGGCGGTACGACTCCCCCGCCAACCGTGCTAGCTCCAGAGGTTGAGTTAGGTGACCCGATCACCGCTTGGAATGACAAACACCTGTCGGTGACTGCGGATGTGACCGTTCATGCAACGGGCAATGCTTCATTTGTTTGGTCGCAAACCGCTGGCCCAGAGATCCAACTGATCAATGGCGAAATTAATGGTGTGGTGCTTGATGCCAGCAATCTTAGCCAAGACGGCAAAATCACCTTATCACTCAGTGTGACAGACAGCAGTCATCAAACCACAATCGATACGGTCGATATTCTATTAAACGATAAAATTAGCGCTGCAATGCAAACAGGCGATGCCAGCATCTCGGTAGGGTTAGAGCCTGAAATCGTCAAGCGTGGTCTTGAGCATATTACGCACTATCGCCAAGAGGGTGCTGAGCTTTTGCAGAGCATTTATCTTAATGACGCGGTGCTGTATGACCAAGGTCGTCATTCACAGATGCTCCAACTCTCTGGTGCTGAACATGCTTATCCACAAACAAAAGCTTTCGCGTTGGTAACAGGTAATAAAGGCTTAACCTTTGCTGCCACTAGCGACAAAGCGGGCCAACGTAACGCCGCCTTCGGCACCGATATTATCTCGAGTTTGCAGCAAGGCAATAACGCCCAATTTGAGCCCAGCTTTAAACGTCTTTTAGGCTGGATGCTAGCTCAAGATCAAACCCAATTAGCCACCGCAAAACAGGTACGACTGTTTTTAATGAATGGCAGTACGGTTAACCGTATTACCGATTGGGTATCAAACCAATATCCCGATTGGCAAGTCAGTACCTGCAGTGACGAAGCCACACTGGGCAGCTGTTTAAGCGAGGCGCAATTAGTGATCAGCGGATCTGCGGAGCTATTCTCGATAGATACTGTAGCGCCACTCATCGCGCAGATCCAAAGCACGAAGCAACCTCTGCTGTATATGCACCTTCATAGCTGGAATAGTGTGCCGTTAACGCAAACGGTGTTAAACCCTATGGGATTCTCGATGCAGGGACCGGGTGGCCCTGGTAACTACTTTGCCCAAGATAAAGCGGATTGGTCGTCAGCCACTGCCATGCTGAAAGACCATAGTGCACTGCAAAGCGAGCAGCTTTGGTTAAGCTTATTTGATAGCGGTAATATCGACTTTACCCTAGCGAATTGCGCCAGCAGCTGCGATGACAACTTTAGTAACGATTACCAAAGTGCACTTAAGCAAATTAAGCAAAAAATTCAGGCCTTCGATAGCGCTAAGCAGGATATTTTTGGTCTGTCAGATCATAAGCTATATAAATTATTAACCCTATTAGGCGATGGTTATCGTCACTCTATTCAGTACCCGATGGATGTCAGTAGCACTGATAACTTAAATTACCTTAAAGCTTATTATGCAGACCATAGTGTTTATCATTTCAGAGAGTTCAATCTATTGCCTAATGACTTAGGCAATTTTAGTCGCACCGACTTTAGCCATATCACTGCCGTCGATATGAACGTCGCCATTAACAGTAAAAAAGGCTTCCGCTCCGCGGGCGTGTATGCGCTGCCAGGGCAAACCGTTAAGGTCACTCGTACTGATAACAGTAAGGTTCGCACCTGGGTATTTATCAATACTCAGCGCTCAGGTTCGACCCATGAATTTGCCGTTAATGGTTATAACCGCCCTAAATATCTGCAATCGAGTCGTATAGAAGTCAAAGCCGGCGAAACCATTAAACTCACTAGCCCCTATGGTGGTCCGCTACAGGTGCAGTTTGATCAAACTGACCTAGCGGTTACTTTGGCATTTGAGCACATTGGCCAACATCCCTATTGGCGTAAAGGCAAAAACAGCGAAAAGTTTATGCAGGACTTAGCCGCTGAACAATATGATTGGGCGGAGCTTGCAACGGAACATTTTGAAGTGCATTCACGCCTCGACAAGATGCAAAAAACCATGAGTCACGAGCCGCTGTGGGATACACCTGAAAAGATGGAAACCGCCATCATGACGCAGGTACACAACTACCCACATCTACTCGCAGGCTTTAAAGGGCCATTCATTGATGAAGTGGCAGAGATCAGCAATTTTGCCGCCAGCCAAGGCTGGGAGATTGATAGTATTGATACGGTGAAACACATGAATGCCGACCAACCCACCTGCGGCTCAGGTTGCTCAGGTAACCCCTATGATGCCAGTTGGTCGTTTAGTCCAACGGGACATGGTGATATTCATGAACTTGGCCATGGACTTGAAAAAGGACGTTTACGTTTTGATGGCCATGAAGGTCATGCATCCACTAACCCTTACTCTTACTACAGTAAGTCTCGCGCTTATACTGAGCTTGGCAAACTCCCCTCTTGCCAAGGTCTCAACATCGATGACGAGTTTGCGGTATTACAGGCAAGTGTTAATCAACCCGATCCATTCGTATACATGCAAGATGCCAAGCTCACTAGTTGGTCAAACGGCATGGCGACCATGTTACAAATGATGGTCGCAGCACAAAAGCATGCGGCGCTTGAAAATGGCTGGCACCTATTAGCAAGATTACACATATTACTCAGGGAATTTGAGCGCGCTAAAGGCTCAGATGAACTTTGGCAGCAAAAGCGCAGTCAACTTGGCTTTAGTCAATTTAGCCTCGAAGCGGCAAAAACGATCACTAATAATGATTTTTTGATGATCGCTATGAGCTATTCAACCAAACTCGACTATCGTGATATGTATCAAATGTGGGGACTGGCAACCACTCAGGCTGCTAAAGACCAACTGGCGCTGCTCGGTTATCCTATGATTGAGAAGCAAGTATATGTTTATGCACCAGGTGACTACTGCTTGAGCTTAGATCTGCAATCAATTCCAGTCGATGGCCAGCAAGCTTGGCCATTGTAG
- a CDS encoding YqaE/Pmp3 family membrane protein: MDANKLLLIILAILLPPVAVFLKNGVGKDLVINIILCLLFFIPGVLHALWVVTK; this comes from the coding sequence ATGGATGCCAACAAGCTGTTACTTATTATTCTTGCAATTTTATTACCGCCAGTTGCCGTATTTCTAAAAAATGGCGTAGGCAAAGACTTAGTGATCAATATCATTCTGTGTTTACTGTTCTTCATCCCTGGCGTGCTACACGCGCTGTGGGTTGTCACCAAATAG
- a CDS encoding LysR family transcriptional regulator: protein MDLKTLYYFVEVVNAGGFSKASKTVFLTQPALSKAIRLLEEELQMVLLERGKRGTQVKLTAAGQVVYRHAEQLLSGRQRMLAELDGLRNLTGGTLRLGLAPLGSAELFAPAIAKFRQDYPKIEMQLLVRGGIEQTAALKKDDIELATGIIDFDDEFDGLRIRNEPMVVVVPKSHPLASKKQLQLNDLRDQAQVMFEREYTLYEFVLSACEKVGFAPTEITRVSHADFGIALVAAGTGVMLLPQIIAERYRVDAVVNVPLASRDLRWELSLFWRKQQTLSFAAKAMIEIVKLQLIADNKKA, encoded by the coding sequence ATGGATCTGAAAACGCTGTACTACTTTGTTGAAGTCGTTAACGCTGGTGGTTTTTCTAAGGCCAGTAAAACCGTATTTTTGACACAACCGGCACTATCAAAGGCGATAAGGTTGCTCGAAGAAGAGTTGCAAATGGTGTTGTTGGAACGAGGCAAGCGTGGCACTCAAGTTAAGCTTACCGCCGCAGGGCAAGTGGTTTACCGTCATGCTGAGCAGCTTCTCAGTGGTCGGCAACGTATGCTGGCGGAGCTTGATGGTTTGCGTAATCTGACGGGAGGCACATTAAGATTAGGCTTAGCCCCATTGGGCAGCGCAGAGCTGTTCGCACCAGCAATCGCTAAATTTAGACAAGACTACCCCAAAATAGAGATGCAGTTGCTGGTTCGCGGCGGCATCGAGCAAACCGCCGCACTCAAAAAAGATGACATTGAGCTAGCGACAGGGATCATTGATTTTGACGATGAGTTTGACGGGCTACGCATTCGCAACGAGCCAATGGTGGTGGTAGTACCAAAGAGCCACCCTTTGGCTTCAAAAAAACAGCTACAGCTTAACGATCTACGCGATCAAGCCCAAGTGATGTTTGAGCGTGAATACACACTCTATGAATTTGTGTTAAGTGCTTGCGAAAAAGTGGGCTTTGCTCCGACTGAAATAACCCGGGTCAGTCATGCTGATTTTGGCATTGCGCTGGTGGCGGCAGGGACGGGAGTGATGTTGCTACCACAGATCATTGCTGAGCGTTATCGAGTCGATGCGGTCGTTAACGTGCCACTGGCCAGTCGTGATCTCCGCTGGGAGTTATCACTATTTTGGCGTAAACAGCAGACGCTCTCTTTTGCAGCAAAAGCGATGATTGAAATAGTAAAGTTGCAACTTATTGCAGACAATAAAAAAGCTTAA
- a CDS encoding CidA/LrgA family protein, whose product MLSKQSQKMPLFLQRFLQIVLFCAFAWACQVIAKDINSPLPGSVIGLGVLLALLSLKWVPEQTVSMGAAWLIGDLLLFFIPPVVAVIKYQALLEHFGMVLISSMLVASTIVLLGTAFTVDRLFKFERKHRLKVLLSQGGNQ is encoded by the coding sequence ATGCTCAGTAAACAAAGCCAGAAAATGCCGCTATTTTTGCAACGTTTTTTACAGATAGTGCTGTTTTGCGCTTTCGCTTGGGCCTGCCAAGTTATTGCCAAGGATATTAATTCCCCCTTACCTGGCAGCGTCATTGGGCTTGGAGTGTTACTCGCGCTACTGTCATTAAAATGGGTGCCAGAGCAAACGGTGAGTATGGGAGCGGCTTGGTTGATAGGTGATCTGCTGCTGTTTTTTATCCCTCCAGTCGTCGCGGTGATCAAGTATCAAGCGTTACTTGAACATTTTGGGATGGTATTAATCAGCTCCATGCTAGTGGCTAGCACCATCGTATTGCTCGGCACTGCCTTTACGGTTGACCGATTGTTTAAGTTCGAACGAAAGCATAGATTAAAGGTGCTATTAAGCCAAGGGGGCAACCAGTGA
- a CDS encoding LrgB family protein, translated as MTPSLWGVFCFVLTLFGYYSSKALYRRHKKVWFAPIVIAPLIILFVVITLNIPLADYFKYTHWLAALLAPATIAFAVPIYRERALIKQYPITLSVGVLVGLLLGIGSSWLVGYFTSMPAELSNSLMVRSVSTPFAIVATSSFGGVPELTAMLVLITGVMGMLICEPLFKVAKIRSSVAKGVALGASAHGAGAAKASEIGRQEGVIASLTMIFTGIAMVIMAPAFAYIIN; from the coding sequence GTGACTCCATCACTCTGGGGAGTCTTCTGTTTTGTGCTAACGCTATTCGGTTACTACAGCAGTAAAGCACTCTATCGCCGTCATAAAAAAGTGTGGTTTGCGCCCATTGTTATCGCACCACTTATCATCTTATTTGTGGTCATTACCTTGAACATCCCGTTGGCGGACTATTTTAAATACACCCATTGGCTAGCTGCACTATTAGCCCCTGCAACGATTGCCTTTGCAGTGCCCATTTATCGTGAACGCGCATTGATAAAACAATACCCAATTACCTTAAGTGTCGGCGTGTTAGTTGGACTGCTCCTCGGTATTGGGTCCTCTTGGTTGGTTGGCTACTTCACATCAATGCCCGCTGAATTATCTAATAGCCTAATGGTGCGTTCGGTTTCAACACCTTTTGCCATTGTTGCAACCTCCTCCTTTGGCGGCGTACCTGAACTCACTGCGATGCTAGTGTTAATCACGGGAGTAATGGGAATGCTTATTTGTGAACCTTTGTTTAAAGTCGCTAAGATCCGTAGTTCCGTGGCAAAGGGAGTTGCGCTAGGGGCTTCCGCTCATGGTGCCGGCGCAGCAAAAGCCAGTGAGATAGGCAGACAAGAAGGCGTCATCGCCAGTTTAACCATGATTTTCACCGGTATTGCGATGGTGATTATGGCGCCTGCATTTGCTTACATCATCAATTAA